TCACCATTATTAGAATATGTAGGAAGCTTATTTGTAGTACTACGATTCTTTGTTATGTGGTCATTGTGAGGACTCGCCTCAAGACTATATTTACTGAAGGGAAATCAAATTGCAATGAAAAAACATGTGTTTGCATTTCAATTTGAGGTCAAATATTTCATACTTGTATATAATCCGCTATTGATTTTCATTGAAATTAAATCCAAATTTTAGGCATTTAGGGAAATTGGGTCATATTTGTTATCCACATCATATATAAATCTAACTTGTGTTTTCATTTAAATTAATCCCAAATTTAAATTGGAGAAATCGATAGATTTCTTTGTTCTTTGTACGCTGCAATTAAAAATATTTAGTGTAATATTATGTAAAATGGTTTAGACTTCTATAGACAACCAAATATATGTATGTTAGTATAAATAGTAAACATGCCCGTGTTGCAATGGGAGAGAAAAAAAACTATCTCACGATGTCTGAAAAGACAAAACTCCCATTGGCTTTGAATTCAAAGCAGAGCTTACTATAGGATGTTATTCAAAAGTAGCACCCAGATTGAAAGACTATGCACTGATAGAAGTACACTTGAAACTATAAATCTGTAGGGGCAAGCAACATGAAGATAGCAAAGAAGACACGTCTTTGTCAGCTCAATATTTCTTCCCTCTGCTCCAGTTATCTATTCTTTAACATGTATTGTTTGTCGTCCTCCCTGTGAAGTGCTTCCTCTAGTTCTTCTTTCTCATCCTTAAAAGTTGCCAAAAGTTGTCCATTTGCTTCATTATCTATGTTTTTTTTCTGAAACACATCTCGATGATATATAGTCAGTTTTGAGTATGTCTTCCAAATAACTGAAAGCATCATTATCAATAAGTTACTGTCATCAGGATCTTTGTATGAAATAATGTtgtatgaaaaataaaaaatatggaAGACAAGCAGAATGCAATCTTCTAACTATAATAACTATATAATTTAGGTAAAATGACCCGTATTGGAAAGTTGTAGCAAATTGAAAGGAAGAAACAAAATTTGTAACCAACATTATTAGTGCGGGATCTGAATTTAAATGAAATCAAAATAATGGCATCCATGTATATAACCTAAATTTGCATATCGATGTTGAACTGAAAGACAAACATTTATGCATCGAGGTTTTTAAAGTACACGACAAACATGTTTAAATACATGGTGAATATTTGTTTAATATGCACCGAACGGTTTTTAGAAACACAATTTGAGCTGTTTCAATACACAAGGAATATTTATAAAACCTTATGAACTTTTTATTATACATGATGGACAACAAAGAATGTAAGGAAATAGAAATaatcaaaaataaaaataaaataaatagaaagaCAAATGCACAAAAAATAACAAGAAAAttaaaaggaaaacagaaaaagagaacaacagaaaagaaaacatgtaaatgaagaaaaaaagacaaagaaaataaacaaacatacacacgtaatTTTTTTAGGGGTACACACGTAATATAGGTGAATAAGCGTGGGGACAAACCTACGTTGGTATCTATACAAGTTTTTTTAGGGTATAACGATTCTTTATTCAAGCAAGTTCAATGGAATCGTTACAGTGTCATGTGGTTGAAGGAACCACACATGCCTTCCAACATCTAAAGACAAAGCAAATTTAGCTAAACTATCAGCCTCAAAGTTTCGAGACCTATTCTCGTACATGAAATCACACTTGAAAAAAATTCTAGCTAAAGAACATTTTTTTTATCGTGCCACAGCCTGGATCAGTTGTTGTGGGCGAGATCTATACCGGGCTCACAAGGGCTCTCCTATTTCTTATTTAACCGAGCCAGGGATAGCTCTGGGAGCTCCTAGTCGGCCCTGAGACCTCCTAGCTGACGCTCGTTAGCGTCAAATCGACGAGGTTTCACGCAGGACGCGCGCTCTGAATTGGCCGGCCCATTTGTGTCGTCATAAAAATATCAGAAAAAGACGTCCAAAGGACGACTCGAACTGGCAACCACACGGTCGCGAGTACCTGATCTTTGCCACTACAGCGGCTAACAGTTTGTTATTTAATGCCGCGCGAACTGTTAAGAACTATTAAGGCAGCAAGGGAAAACAAACAAAAATTTCCACCATTGAACATTTTTCTAATTTATGCTGGATACTTTTTAAATACACTTTGAACATTTTTGTGATATATGCTGAATAAATTtatatacacattgaacatttttatgATATACGATGAATAATTTttaaatacacattgaacattttcaTTATATACGCTGAACACTTTTTAAgtacacaatgaacatttttcaaaatacGTTGAACATTTCCTTAATATATGGTGAACATTTTGTTACAtgtatgatgaacatttttgtaatacacaatgaacattttcTAATGCGTGGTGCCTATTTCATAAATACAATGAAGATTTTCTTAatatacattgaacatttttttagTACACAGTGAACTTTTTATATAACACacaaaaaagagaagaagaaaataaaagaaaaagggaaaaccAAAGGAAAATGGAACCAAAACAAAAAACCCAGAACAAAAACTCTGAAAACCGGAAAAAACCATTGAAAAAACGGAAACAAAAAACCACAGaagaaaaacgaaaaaaataCGGCAGGAAACAGCTCCGCCCGCCTCTGAGGCTTCGTCCGCCAGCGCGGCAGCGTCCACTATCGTGGCTCCGTCCGCCGCTACGGCAGCATGCGCCAGGTCTGCAAATTTGAGGAGATCTCCACAGGAGGTGGATGAGATCAAGGGATGCCAATTCCGGTCAGAGGGAAGTGACCATCCAAATGGAGCAGAGTTGGGAACAGAGTTGGGAAGGGCTCGCAGCAGTTTATGTGCAGAAGGTGTGCAGTTTGATCCCGGTGGCTCAGTCAGGACTCCTTGTGCCTTACTGACGCCACCGTCGCACAGGACGACATTTGCAGCAGCAATGAACGGATTGGTGTGGAATTGTCGGGGAATCGGCGGCTCCCGGACAGTTCATGACCTTGTGACCCTCAATCAAGTACACCATCCTCGCTTTATCTTCTTATGTGAGACTAGACAAAGCAAAGATAGAGTTCAGCGACTGCATAACCGGCTTGGTCTGAAAGGCTTTGCTGGTGTGAGTAGTGAAGGGCTAAGTGGAGGATTAGCCCTCTTTTGAGATGAGCACTTGTATGTGGAGATAAAAGAGGCTAATCAGAGATACATTGACGCACACATTGGTACAGCTCCGAGCAATGTGACATGGCGATTAACTTGTGTGTACGGCGAGCCCAGGGTGGAGAATAGATACCTTATGTGGGATAAAATGCGGGAGCTTAAAGCAAAGTCAGACTTACCATGGACTGTTGTTGGCGATTTCAACGAGGCTATCTGGCAGTTTGAGCACTTCTCCCTCACTCGCCGCGCCGAGAGCCAGATGGAGGCCTTTCGTGGAGCTCTGGATGATTGTGCACTCACTGATCTTGGATTTAGAGGCGTCCCTTTCACTTATGATAACAAACGTGCCGGCAGAAAGAATGTCAGAGTACGACTCGATCGGGTCATCGCGAATGATGTTTGGCGGGATATTTTTCCGGATGCCTCGGTGGAACATATTGTAACATCTTGCTCTGATCATTGCCTCCTGCTAGTCCGGTTCCATGCTGAACAATTGGTACAGAACAAGAAAAGATGCAGGCAATATGAGATCTTTTGGGGGAGAGCTTCAGAACTACCCGAGATAATTGAACAGGCGTGGGCTGCTGCTGGTGATAAAAGCGACCTAGAGGCCATACAAAATTGTCTCAGCAATGTCATGAAGTCATTACAAGGTTGGAGCAGCCGCAAATTTGGCAATATTTTAAAACAGCTAAAGGAGGTGGACACTGAATTGGAAGAGCTGTTAAGCAGTGGTGCTGATAGTGCCAAGGTTCGTGTGGTGCAAGATAAGCTGAATGAGCTGTTGTACAAAGAAGAGATGTTGTGGCTTCAAAGGTCAAGAATTAATTGGCTTAGAGAAGGCGACCGGAACACTAAGTTCTTCCATGGGAAAGCTGTATGGCGAGCTAAGAAAAATAAAATCACAAAGCTAAAAGATGCAAACGGGAATTGGATATCTTCCCCAGCCAAGCTGGAATCTTTGGCTACCGCTTATTTCTAGGACCTCTTTACTCGTGATGCCAACCTTAATCCGGAGGAAATTGTCGCATTATTTGAGAACAAGGTCTCGGTGGAGATGAATGAGATGCTATGCCAGGAGTTCACGGACAGAGAGATTTCAGATGCGCTGTTTCAAATAGGGCCCTTAAAGGCACCTAGCACAGATGGTTTTCCTGCGAGGTTCTATCAACGAAACTGGGGCATTATGAAAGAACAAGTTATCGCAGCAGTAAAGATTTTCTTCGCCACAGGAAAGATGCCAGGTAATATTAATCACACTGCCATTATCCTAATACCCAAAGTGGATCAACCAATGACATTCAAAGAGTTCCGGCCCATAAGTCTTTGCACAGTGCTATATAAAGTGATTGCTAAGTGTTTGGCAAACAGATTGAGACCCATTTTGGGAGAGATTATTTCCATCAACCAAAGTGCATTTGTTCCTGGGAGATTGATCACGGACAACGTGCTAGTGGCTTTCGAGTGTTTCCACTTCATTGAGCAAAATAAAAATCCGAAGAAAAACTTCTGTGCATATAAGATTGACCTCTCAAAGGCGTATGACCGTGTGGACTGGGGTTTCTTGGAGAATGCGATGAAAGGCCTAGGTTTCGCTCACCGGTGGATCGAGTGGATCATGTCATGTGTGACCTCGGTGAGTTATTCTGTCAAACTTAATGGAACCTTGCTGGATTCGTTCCTCCCGACCCGTGGTCTGCGCCAAGGAGATCCCCTCTCTCCCTTTTTATTCCTATTTGTGGCAGATGGATTGTCTGCGCTGCTCCAAAGAGAGATCAATAATAGTCAGATAGTTCCATTGAAAGTGTGCCGTAGTGCCCCTGGAATATCACATTTGCTCTTCGCCGATGATACACTGCTATTCTTCAAGGCAGAGGTGGATCAAGCAGTACGCGTGCAACAAGTTATTAATTCATATGCTCAAGGGACGGGTCAGCTTGTTAACCTCGACAAGTGCTCTCTAATGTTTGGAAAATCATGCCCGGCTGATGCTCAGGAAGGAATTAAAGCAGCGTTGCAGGTTACCCAGGTGGAGTTTGAGCCTAAGTACCTAGGCTTGCCGACACCGGAGGGGAGAATGACTCGAGGTAAATTCCAAAGCATACAAGAGAAAATGGTGAAGAGGATAGTGTTATGGGGCGAGGGCTCTCAGGGAGGGAAAGAAGTGCTAATTAAGGCAGTCGCCCAAGCACTTCCCACGTTTCTAATGGGTGttttcaagcttcctagcggcttATGCGAGGATTTAACAAAGATGATACAAAACTTTTGGTGGGGGGCGGCACAGGGACAGCGGCGTACTCACTGGGTGTCATGGGACATTATGCTAAGGCCCAAATCACATGGCGGCATGGGATTCCGAGATATGAAACTTTTTAATCAAGCGCTGCTAGCCAAGCAGGCATGGAGGCTAATTGAGAACCCCCAGAGCTTATGTGCGCAGGTGCTCAAGGCGAAATACTACCCTAACGGGTTCTTGGTGGATACGGTCTTCACTGGCAATGCGTCCTCAACCTGGCAAGCCATTGAATATGGGCTAGAGCTCCTTAAGAAAGGGATTATCTGGCGTATCGGTAACGGTTCCCAAGTCCGTATATGGCGTGATCCTTGGATCCCTCGTGATCAGCCCCGGCGACCAATGACTCTGAAGCGACGTTGCCGACTCAAGTGGGTTTCTGATCTCCTCAATACGGATGGTACATGGAACAATGACCTCCTGCGGCAGCATTTTTATCAGCTAGATATATATAGCATCCTTCAGATCAAGACCTCGAACAGGCTAGAAGCTGACTTCCTTGCGTGGCATCCGGACAAACATGGCTGCTTTTCTGTACGGAGTGCCTATTACCCGAGGCTTCACGAACGCATGGAGGCGCAGGACTGTGGTGCGTCGAGTATTCGGCCGGACGGACGGCGGCCAGTCTGGGACCTAATCTGGAAGAACGGGGCACCAGCGAAAGTACGTGTATTTGCATGGAGTGCTGCTCGTGAGTCCCTAGCGACTCAAGCTACCAAGAACCGCATGCATATGGAGCAAGATCCCACATGTGTACTATGCGGCCATGCGGTGGAGGATGTACATCATGCCCTGATACAATGCCCCCATGCAGCAGCACTCTGGGCAGCCATGAGAGACTACTGGGACCTCCCGACCATAGAAGACCTGCGTGATGCCGAGCCCGAATGGCTTGTTTCGTCTGCTTGACAACCTGTCTGATGTACAGAGGTTGGCTTCCCTGATGATCATGTGGAGGATTTGGTACGCGAGGAATGAGATCACTCATAATAAACCACCGGTTCCGATTGAGGCTTCGCGCAGATTTCTCACGAGCTATATCACGTCTTTGCTTGCGATACAGCAGCACCCGGAGGCGGATTT
This genomic window from Aegilops tauschii subsp. strangulata cultivar AL8/78 chromosome 4, Aet v6.0, whole genome shotgun sequence contains:
- the LOC141022028 gene encoding uncharacterized protein codes for the protein MRELKAKSDLPWTVVGDFNEAIWQFEHFSLTRRAESQMEAFRGALDDCALTDLGFRGVPFTYDNKRAGRKNVRVRLDRVIANDVWRDIFPDASVEHIVTSCSDHCLLLVRFHAEQLVQNKKRCRQYEIFWGRASELPEIIEQAWAAAGDKSDLEAIQNCLSNVMKSLQGWSSRKFGNILKQLKEVDTELEELLSSGADSAKVRVVQDKLNELLYKEEMLWLQRSRINWLREGDRNTKFFHGKADLFTRDANLNPEEIVALFENKVSVEMNEMLCQEFTDREISDALFQIGPLKAPSTDGFPARFYQRNWGIMKEQVIAAVKIFFATGKMPEVGFPDDHVEDLQHPEADLTKGKQVIDLSGSMPKSTHAITVAPRWEVPDANHAKLNSDGTFVKENGTAGAGMILRDHEGDIIFGAIRVLFNCGDPLEAEMAALDEGLQLALH